The Nycticebus coucang isolate mNycCou1 chromosome 2, mNycCou1.pri, whole genome shotgun sequence genome includes a window with the following:
- the GAS1 gene encoding growth arrest-specific protein 1, which produces MVAALRGGGGEARGGTVSGSWLCLMALLQLLGSAPRGSGLAHGRRLICWQALLQCQGEPECSYAYNQYAEACAPVLAQRGGGDVPGAAAALPASAASFSSRWRCPSHCISALIQLNHTRRGPALEDCDCALDENCKSTKRAIEPCLPRTSGAGAGGVMGCTEARRRCDRDSRCNLALSRYLTYCGKLFNGLRCTDECRTVIEDMRAVPKAALLNDCVCDGLERPICESVKENMARLCFGADLGNSPGSSGSDGGLDDYYDEDYDDEQRPGGTGGEQPLDDDDGLPHPPRPGGGAAAAGGRGDPPYGPGRRSSSSGRSAPRGAWTPLASILLLLLGLIF; this is translated from the coding sequence ATGGTGGCAGCGCTGCGGGGCGGCGGCGGCGAGGCCCGCGGGGGGACCGTGTCGGGCTCCTGGCTATGCCTGATGGcgctgctgcagctgctgggcTCTGCGCCGCGGGGCTCGGGACTGGCGCACGGCCGCCGCCTCATCTGCTGGCAGGCGCTGCTGCAGTGCCAGGGGGAGCCGGAGTGCAGCTACGCCTACAACCAGTACGCTGAGGCGTGCGCGCCGGTGCTGGCGCAACGCGGCGGGGGCGATGTGCCGGGGGCCGCCGCCGCTCTCCCTGCCTCCGCCGCCTCCTTCTCGTCGCGCTGGCGCTGCCCGAGCCACTGCATATCAGCCCTCATTCAGCTCAACCACACGCGCCGCGGGCCGGCCCTGGAAGACTGTGACTGCGCTCTGGATGAGAACTGCAAGTCAACCAAGCGCGCCATTGAGCCGTGCCTGCCCCGGACCAGCGGCGCCGGCGCGGGCGGGGTCATGGGCTGCACCGAGGCCCGGCGGCGCTGCGACCGCGACAGCCGCTGCAACTTGGCTCTCAGCCGCTACCTGACCTACTGCGGCAAGCTCTTCAACGGGCTGCGCTGCACCGACGAGTGCCGCACCGTCATCGAGGACATGCGGGCGGTGCCCAAGGCGGCGCTGCTCAACGACTGCGTGTGCGATGGCCTCGAGCGGCCCATCTGCGAGTCGGTCAAAGAGAACATGGCCCGCCTGTGCTTCGGCGCCGACCTGGGCAACAGCCCCGGCAGCAGCGGCTCGGACGGGGGCCTTGACGACTACTACGACGAGGACTACGACGACGAGCAGCGCCCTGGTGGCACGGGCGGCGAGCAGCCGCTGGACGACGACGACGGCCTCCCGCACCCGCCGCGCCCGGGCGGCGGCGCTGCTGCAGCGGGCGGCCGCGGAGATCCGCCTTACGGGCCTGGGCGCAGGAGCAGCAGTAGCGGCCGCTCGGCGCCCCGAGGCGCTTGGACCCCACTCGCCTCCATCTTGCTGCTGCTTCTCGGGCTGATCTTTTAG